One region of Ailuropoda melanoleuca isolate Jingjing chromosome 19, ASM200744v2, whole genome shotgun sequence genomic DNA includes:
- the TREML1 gene encoding trem-like transcript 1 protein has product MGPNLLLLLLLGLEGQGSTGTFPEVLQAPVGGSVLVQCHYRLQDVRARKVWCRFLPEGCQPLVSSAVDRRAPGGSRMFLTDLGGGLLQVEMITLREEDAGEYGCVVEGTTGPQTVHRVALDVLPPAPSLKEEEETYKVGGLADGPSSDTMGGASPVEPSQDEKSIPLIWGAVLLLSLLVAAVVLFAVMAKRKGNRLGVRGQPQSSGVPGMASSSVAHHISDSGLGLDLPSDIPYARLDSPPAFDNTTYSVPLDPPSEKSPPPAQSSSPPLPPKVLMSSKPVTYATVIFPGRDKGGGASCEPAQDPSNGQTPPS; this is encoded by the exons ATGGGCCCCAACCTGCTACTGCTCCTGCTCCTGGGACTGGAAG GCCAGGGCTCAACTGGCACCTTCCCTGAGGTGCTGCAGGCCCCCGTTGGGGGCTCCGTTCTGGTGCAGTGCCACTACCGGCTCCAGGACGTCAGGGCTCGGAAGGTGTGGTGCCGCTTCTTGCCAGAGGGGTGCCAGCCCTTGGTGTCCTCAGCTGTGGATCGCAGAGCTCCCGGGGGCAGCCGCATGTTTCTCACCGACCTGGGGGGCGGCCTGCTCCAGGTGGAGATGATTACCCTGAGGGAGGAGGATGCTGGCGAGTACGGCTGCGTGGTGGAGGGGACCACGGGGCCCCAGACAGTGCACAGAGTCGCGCTGGACGTGCTCCCCCCAG CTCCAAGcctgaaagaggaggaggagacctATAAGGTTGGGGGTCTGGCTGACGGCCCCTCCTCGGACACTATGGGTGGTGCCAGCCCTGTGGAACCCAGCCAGGATGAGAAAAG CATCCCCTTGATCTGGGGCGCTGTGCTCCTGCTGAGCCTGCTGGTGGCGGCAGTGGTGTTGTTTGCTGTGATGGCCAAGAGGAAAG GGAACAGGCTTGGTGTCCGTGGCCAACCTCAGAGCAGCGGAGTTCCAGGCATG GCCTCCTCCTCAGTGGCCCACCACATCAGTGACTCTGGACTGGGACTTGATTTGCCATCGGACATTCCCTATGCTAGGCTCGATTCACCACCGGCCTTTGACAATACCACCTATAGCGTACCTCTTGATCCCCCATCAGAGaaatccccacccccagcccaatCCTCATCGCCCCCTCTGCCTCCTAAAGTCCTAATGAGCTCCAAGCCTGTGACATATGCCACAGTTATCTTCCCTGGAAGGGACAAGGGTGGAGGGGCCTCCTGTGAGCCAGCCCAGGATCCATCAAATGGCCAAACGCCACCCAGCTGA
- the TREM2 gene encoding triggering receptor expressed on myeloid cells 2 isoform X1, whose product MEPLRLLILLAVTELSRAHNTTVFQGMAGRSLQVSCPYNSLKHWGRRKAWCRQLDEEGPCQRVVSTHRSWLLSFLTRRNGSTAIVDDALGGTLTITLRNLQAHDAGLYQCQSLYGDETDTLRKVLVEVLADPLDHLDPGDLWIPEDSKSFEGVRVEPSISRSLSEEEIPFPPTSILLLLACIFLSKFLAASALWAVAWRGQKLGTPPASELDCSHDPGYQLQTLTDIFCAG is encoded by the exons ATGGAGCCTCTCCGGCTGCTCATTCTGCTCGCCGTCACAG AGCTGTCCAGAGCCCACAACACAACGGTGTTCCAGGGTATGGCGGGCCGGTCCCTGCAGGTCTCCTGCCCATACAACTCCCTGAAGCACTGGGGGAGACGCAAAGCCTGGTGCCGCCAGCTGGATGAAGAAGGCCCATGCCAGCGGGTGGTTAGCACCCACCGCTCGTGGCTGCTGTCGTTCCTAACGAGGAGGAATGGGAGCACAGCCATCGTGGATGATGCCTTGGGTGGCACACTCACCATCACGCTGCGCAATCTTCAAGCCCACGACGCTGGCCTCTACCAGTGCCAGAGTCTCTATGGTGATGAGACCGACACCCTCAGGAAGGTCCTAGTGGAGGTGCTGGCTG ACCCCCTTGATCACCTGGACCCTGGAGATCTCTGGATCCCTGAAGACTCCAAGAGCTTTGAGGGTGTTCGTGTGGAGCCCAGCATCTCCAG GAGTCTCTCTGAAGAGGAGATCCCCTTCCCACCCACGTCCATCCTTCTCCTCCTGGCCTGCATCTTTCTCAGCAAGTTTCTAGCAGCCAGTGCCCTCTGGGCTGTGGCCTGGCGTGGGCAGAAACTGGGGACACCCCCAGCCAGTGAGCTGGACTGCAGCCATGATCCAGGTTACCAGCTCCAGACCCTAACAG atattttctGTGCCGGATAA
- the TREM2 gene encoding triggering receptor expressed on myeloid cells 2 isoform X2, translated as MEPLRLLILLAVTELSRAHNTTVFQGMAGRSLQVSCPYNSLKHWGRRKAWCRQLDEEGPCQRVVSTHRSWLLSFLTRRNGSTAIVDDALGGTLTITLRNLQAHDAGLYQCQSLYGDETDTLRKVLVEVLADPLDHLDPGDLWIPEDSKSFEGVRVEPSISRSLSEEEIPFPPTSILLLLACIFLSKFLAASALWAVAWRGQKLGTPPASELDCSHDPGYQLQTLTERRDT; from the exons ATGGAGCCTCTCCGGCTGCTCATTCTGCTCGCCGTCACAG AGCTGTCCAGAGCCCACAACACAACGGTGTTCCAGGGTATGGCGGGCCGGTCCCTGCAGGTCTCCTGCCCATACAACTCCCTGAAGCACTGGGGGAGACGCAAAGCCTGGTGCCGCCAGCTGGATGAAGAAGGCCCATGCCAGCGGGTGGTTAGCACCCACCGCTCGTGGCTGCTGTCGTTCCTAACGAGGAGGAATGGGAGCACAGCCATCGTGGATGATGCCTTGGGTGGCACACTCACCATCACGCTGCGCAATCTTCAAGCCCACGACGCTGGCCTCTACCAGTGCCAGAGTCTCTATGGTGATGAGACCGACACCCTCAGGAAGGTCCTAGTGGAGGTGCTGGCTG ACCCCCTTGATCACCTGGACCCTGGAGATCTCTGGATCCCTGAAGACTCCAAGAGCTTTGAGGGTGTTCGTGTGGAGCCCAGCATCTCCAG GAGTCTCTCTGAAGAGGAGATCCCCTTCCCACCCACGTCCATCCTTCTCCTCCTGGCCTGCATCTTTCTCAGCAAGTTTCTAGCAGCCAGTGCCCTCTGGGCTGTGGCCTGGCGTGGGCAGAAACTGGGGACACCCCCAGCCAGTGAGCTGGACTGCAGCCATGATCCAGGTTACCAGCTCCAGACCCTAACAG AGCGGAGAGACACATGA